One Loxodonta africana isolate mLoxAfr1 chromosome 6, mLoxAfr1.hap2, whole genome shotgun sequence DNA window includes the following coding sequences:
- the LOC111749476 gene encoding mitochondrial import receptor subunit TOM7 homolog — translation MVKMSKESKQMLFKGGRFVVHWCFIPLMAYLGFKRGADPGRPASTIWGLLQGWRTLDHLDLETIIG, via the coding sequence ATGGTGAAGATGAGCAAAGAGTCCAAGCAAATGCTCTTCAAGGGTGGTCGATTTGTCGTCCACTGGTGCTTCATCCCTCTCATGGCTTATCTGGGATTTAAGAGGGGTGCAGACCCTGGAAGGCCTGCATCAACAATTTGGGGCCTTCTTCAGGGTTGGAGGACATTAGATCATCTGGATTTGGAAACAATCATTGGATAG